The Clostridium cylindrosporum DSM 605 genome has a window encoding:
- the pdaA gene encoding delta-lactam-biosynthetic de-N-acetylase, whose amino-acid sequence MQKKLIISLTILLSLSLSSCAKYNDNNPNTSNISKGNNITESKDNNSEKLPNNKTENESKVSTKEASSKPSKSADASSLSNKEIHWGYRPNKEFRTPEIVESVNELLKKYSGYFVGDTSSKKLYLTFDEGYENGYTGEILDILKANNVPAAFFVTKPYIEKEKDLINRMVNEGHIVGNHTSNHPAMPSVTDDEDKFNKEFTDTEESFKAVTGKDMPKFFRPPMGRYSEKSLYLTEKLGYKSVFWSFAHKDWEVNNQPSVEHTIKKIKGGMHNGCVILLHAVSESNTKALDSVIKDLKAEGYEFLSLDKLN is encoded by the coding sequence ATGCAAAAAAAACTTATTATTTCTTTAACAATCTTATTATCTTTATCTCTTTCATCATGTGCAAAGTATAATGATAATAACCCTAATACTAGTAATATTAGTAAGGGAAATAATATTACGGAGTCTAAGGATAATAATTCTGAGAAACTTCCTAATAATAAAACTGAAAATGAAAGTAAAGTTTCAACTAAAGAGGCCTCATCTAAACCTAGTAAGAGTGCTGATGCTTCATCATTATCTAACAAAGAAATTCATTGGGGTTATAGACCAAATAAAGAATTTAGAACCCCTGAAATAGTTGAAAGCGTTAATGAGCTTTTAAAGAAATATTCTGGTTATTTTGTAGGAGATACTTCATCTAAAAAGCTTTATTTAACCTTTGATGAAGGATATGAAAATGGTTATACTGGAGAAATCCTAGATATTTTAAAGGCTAATAATGTACCCGCCGCTTTCTTTGTTACCAAACCTTACATAGAGAAAGAAAAAGACCTAATCAATAGAATGGTTAATGAAGGTCATATAGTTGGTAACCATACATCTAATCATCCGGCTATGCCATCTGTTACAGATGATGAGGATAAGTTTAATAAGGAATTTACAGATACAGAGGAATCCTTTAAGGCTGTAACTGGTAAGGATATGCCTAAATTTTTTAGACCACCTATGGGAAGATATAGTGAAAAATCTTTATATCTAACAGAGAAGCTAGGCTATAAAAGTGTATTTTGGAGCTTTGCACATAAAGACTGGGAGGTTAATAACCAGCCTTCTGTTGAACATACAATAAAAAAAATAAAAGGTGGCATGCACAATGGATGTGTAATTTTACTCCATGCAGTATCAGAAAGTAATACTAAGGCACTTGATTCTGTAATTAAGGATTTAAAGGCTGAAGGATATGAATTCCTATCCCTTGATAAATTAAATTAA
- a CDS encoding extracellular solute-binding protein has product MVGKYLKRIYTFLIYLFLYAPIGVLIIYSFNKSRSRGNWGGFSLKWYRELFNDPQIMKALYYTLVVAVSSAFIATIIGTAASLGIHYMKRRGRNVVMNLTYIPVLNADIVTGVALMLLFIAVNIPLGLTTLLLAHITFNIPYIILSVLPKLKQMDPNLQEAALDLGATPIVAFKKVVLPEIMPGVLTGALLAFTMSLDDFVISFFTTGGGVSNLSIQIYSMARVGVTPTINALSTLLFVTVLGLLLLVNSRDGKSAKRQKRRKKKSKKTTLIKILVAVTILVTIIGYAGLTSNSEKVVLNVYNWGEYIDKSVIGEFEKEYGIKVNYETFATNEDMYVKIKSGGSSYDVTFPSDYMISKMANEGLLYEIDMKNVPNYKYIDNVLKNQVFDPKNKYSVPYTWGTVGIIYNKKLVKDKVDSWDILWDKKYSKGIMMLDSQRESIGIALQRRGKSLNSANTEDLNIAKKDLIAQKPLVLAYVVDEGKDKMVAGEAAMMVTWAGDAMTMMADNKDLAFAVPHSGSNIFFDSMVIPKTSKHKAEAELFINFMTRTDISLKNTLETGYSTPQVNTKKALPKEIKENKTAYPDKSIIEKCEAYQDLGSRVYLYDRIWTEVKAAR; this is encoded by the coding sequence ATGGTAGGAAAGTACTTAAAAAGAATATATACCTTTCTTATATATTTGTTTTTATATGCTCCAATAGGAGTTTTAATAATATATTCATTTAATAAGTCACGCTCCCGTGGGAATTGGGGAGGATTTTCACTAAAGTGGTATAGGGAGTTATTTAATGACCCTCAGATAATGAAGGCACTATATTATACATTAGTGGTGGCTGTTTCCTCAGCCTTCATTGCTACAATAATTGGTACCGCTGCATCACTCGGAATACATTATATGAAAAGAAGAGGTAGAAATGTAGTTATGAACTTAACATACATTCCTGTTCTTAATGCAGATATAGTAACAGGTGTAGCATTAATGTTACTTTTTATTGCTGTAAATATACCACTTGGACTGACTACACTACTTTTAGCACATATTACATTTAATATTCCCTATATAATATTATCTGTATTACCAAAGCTTAAGCAAATGGATCCAAATCTACAAGAAGCAGCACTTGATTTAGGTGCAACTCCTATAGTGGCATTTAAAAAAGTAGTACTTCCAGAAATTATGCCAGGAGTTCTAACAGGTGCACTACTAGCATTTACTATGTCACTTGATGACTTTGTTATAAGCTTTTTTACTACTGGAGGAGGGGTATCAAATCTTTCCATTCAAATATATTCGATGGCAAGGGTAGGTGTAACCCCTACAATAAATGCACTTTCTACTCTTTTATTTGTAACAGTACTAGGATTATTGTTACTTGTAAATTCTAGAGATGGAAAAAGTGCTAAAAGACAAAAGAGAAGAAAGAAGAAAAGTAAAAAAACTACTTTAATAAAAATATTAGTAGCTGTTACTATACTTGTTACGATAATTGGATATGCGGGATTAACATCTAATTCGGAAAAGGTAGTATTAAATGTATATAACTGGGGGGAATACATTGATAAGTCTGTTATAGGTGAATTTGAAAAGGAATATGGTATTAAGGTAAATTACGAAACATTTGCAACAAACGAGGATATGTATGTAAAGATAAAATCTGGTGGAAGTAGTTATGATGTTACCTTTCCATCTGATTACATGATAAGTAAAATGGCAAATGAAGGATTACTTTATGAAATAGATATGAAGAATGTTCCTAATTATAAATATATAGATAATGTTTTAAAGAACCAAGTATTTGACCCTAAAAATAAGTATTCAGTTCCATATACATGGGGAACAGTAGGTATTATATATAATAAGAAGTTAGTAAAAGACAAGGTAGATAGCTGGGATATACTATGGGATAAAAAATATTCTAAAGGCATAATGATGTTAGACAGCCAAAGAGAATCAATTGGAATTGCTCTTCAAAGAAGAGGAAAATCACTTAATAGTGCCAACACAGAGGATTTAAACATCGCTAAAAAGGATTTAATTGCTCAAAAGCCTCTTGTTCTTGCTTATGTAGTAGATGAAGGTAAGGATAAGATGGTTGCAGGAGAAGCAGCTATGATGGTTACTTGGGCAGGAGATGCTATGACAATGATGGCAGACAATAAAGATTTAGCATTTGCAGTACCACATTCAGGAAGTAATATATTCTTTGATTCTATGGTTATACCAAAAACATCAAAGCACAAGGCAGAAGCAGAACTTTTTATTAATTTTATGACTAGAACAGATATATCATTAAAAAATACACTTGAAACTGGATATTCAACTCCACAGGTAAATACAAAAAAGGCACTTCCTAAGGAAATAAAAGAAAATAAGACAGCCTATCCAGATAAAAGTATTATAGAAAAATGTGAAGCATATCAGGATCTTGGAAGTAGGGTTTATTTATATGATAGAATTTGGACGGAAGTAAAAGCCGCTAGATAA
- a CDS encoding ABC transporter permease, whose translation MINRKKLLASPHIIWTILFTIIPVILIFSYSFTYKNGEGVRFTLEHFKRFLEPLYLDVLWRSILLALVSTIICLILGYPLAMILANSRLKSRNLLVLLLIIPMWMNFLLRTYAWMNILEKSGLLNKALSFIGLPTINIMYTNYAVVLGMVYNFLPFMILPIYTVLTKIDNRLVEAAQDLGANKVIVFKKVILPLSIPGVISGITMVFMPAVTTFVISRLLGGGQYTLIGNLIEQQFLTTLDWNFGSAISVIMLIVILMSMGIMSKYDKDKEGVGLW comes from the coding sequence ATGATAAATAGAAAAAAGCTACTAGCTTCACCTCATATAATTTGGACAATACTATTTACTATTATTCCTGTAATTTTGATATTTTCATATAGTTTTACATATAAGAATGGAGAAGGTGTTAGATTTACCCTTGAGCACTTTAAAAGATTTTTAGAACCATTATATTTAGATGTACTATGGAGATCTATATTATTGGCCTTAGTTAGTACGATTATATGTTTAATTCTAGGTTATCCACTAGCTATGATTCTTGCAAATTCAAGGCTAAAGTCAAGGAACTTATTAGTACTTCTTTTAATAATACCTATGTGGATGAACTTTCTTTTAAGAACATATGCATGGATGAATATACTAGAGAAAAGTGGACTTTTAAATAAAGCTTTATCATTTATTGGACTACCAACTATTAATATTATGTATACTAACTATGCGGTTGTGTTAGGAATGGTTTATAACTTTTTACCATTTATGATACTTCCTATTTATACTGTTTTAACAAAAATAGATAATAGGTTAGTAGAGGCTGCACAGGACTTAGGTGCAAATAAGGTAATTGTTTTCAAAAAGGTGATACTTCCATTAAGTATTCCAGGAGTTATATCAGGTATTACTATGGTGTTTATGCCTGCAGTAACCACCTTTGTTATATCAAGGCTACTTGGTGGAGGCCAATATACATTAATAGGAAACTTAATAGAACAGCAATTCCTAACGACATTAGATTGGAACTTTGGTTCTGCTATAAGTGTTATTATGCTCATTGTAATTCTTATGAGTATGGGAATAATGTCTAAATATGACAAGGATAAGGAAGGTGTTGGACTATGGTAG
- the potA gene encoding spermidine/putrescine ABC transporter ATP-binding protein — protein MGENIIELKGLSKEYDGQKVLKEINLYVRKNEFITLLGPSGCGKTTTLRLIGGFEVPTSGQILFEGKDIASLPPYRRRVNTVFQKYALFPHLDIYENIAFGLRLKGMDEDLIDSKVKDMLHLVNLDGFEIRDVDSLSGGQQQRVAIARALVNEPEVLLLDEPLAALDLKIRKEMQTELKKMQQRLGITFIFVTHDQEEALTMSDTVVVMKDGSIRQIGTPEMIYNEPKSAFVAEFIGESNIVSGIMHEDLVVEFIGRKFKCLDKGFKEKEEVDVVIRPEDIKIVNFDEGMLIGTVESVIFKGVHYEMIVNVSGNEFMLHNTHMAKVGSKIGLRIDPDDIHIMKKVDNKYDK, from the coding sequence ATTGGAGAAAATATAATCGAACTAAAAGGACTAAGTAAGGAATATGATGGTCAGAAAGTATTAAAGGAAATTAATCTTTATGTTAGAAAAAATGAGTTTATAACATTACTTGGACCAAGTGGTTGTGGAAAAACTACAACATTAAGACTAATTGGAGGATTTGAAGTTCCAACTAGTGGCCAAATTTTATTTGAAGGTAAGGATATCGCAAGTCTTCCTCCGTATAGAAGAAGGGTAAATACTGTTTTTCAAAAGTATGCTTTGTTTCCTCATTTAGATATTTATGAAAATATTGCATTTGGCCTAAGACTTAAGGGAATGGATGAAGATTTAATTGATTCAAAGGTAAAGGACATGCTTCATCTTGTAAACTTAGATGGTTTTGAAATACGTGATGTTGATTCACTAAGTGGAGGGCAACAACAAAGAGTCGCAATTGCAAGAGCACTTGTTAATGAACCAGAGGTACTACTACTTGATGAACCGCTAGCGGCATTGGACCTTAAAATTAGAAAAGAAATGCAAACTGAGCTTAAGAAGATGCAACAAAGACTAGGGATAACCTTTATTTTTGTAACCCATGATCAGGAAGAGGCACTAACTATGTCTGATACTGTTGTTGTTATGAAGGATGGTAGCATTAGGCAAATTGGTACTCCGGAGATGATATATAATGAGCCTAAAAGTGCATTTGTTGCTGAGTTTATAGGAGAAAGTAATATTGTTAGTGGAATTATGCATGAGGATTTGGTGGTTGAATTTATAGGAAGAAAATTTAAATGTTTAGATAAAGGCTTTAAGGAAAAGGAAGAGGTTGATGTTGTTATAAGACCTGAGGACATCAAAATAGTAAATTTTGATGAAGGAATGCTTATAGGTACAGTAGAATCGGTAATTTTCAAAGGTGTCCACTATGAAATGATAGTAAATGTATCAGGAAATGAGTTTATGTTACATAATACTCATATGGCAAAGGTAGGTAGCAAAATAGGACTAAGAATAGACCCAGACGATATTCATATTATGAAAAAGGTAGATAATAAATATGATAAATAG
- a CDS encoding EcsC family protein: MDYESKVIKENIQWQEEMKKPPKSSSIIAKSIQNKVNSMVPEKVHEIITDTIKNMIKMVLKGSEFISSKPYVSLTLKEREYLIDEKVKSYRKGGVIAGAGIGAGGIILGLADFPVLVSIKIKLLFDIALIYGFDVTNLNERLYILNIFKLAFSSDEKRRSVYLDVANWEEVQASFPNNYEDFDWRDFQQEYRDYIDISKMLQLLPVVGAAFGAAANYKLLNRLSYIAKNAYRLRILKQKGLL; encoded by the coding sequence ATGGACTATGAAAGTAAAGTAATAAAAGAAAACATTCAATGGCAGGAAGAGATGAAAAAACCTCCGAAGTCATCTAGCATAATAGCAAAGAGTATTCAAAATAAGGTGAATAGTATGGTACCTGAAAAAGTACATGAAATTATAACAGATACAATAAAAAATATGATAAAGATGGTTTTAAAGGGTTCAGAGTTTATAAGTTCGAAACCATATGTATCCTTAACACTAAAGGAGAGGGAATACCTTATAGATGAAAAAGTAAAATCCTATAGAAAAGGAGGAGTAATAGCGGGAGCAGGTATAGGCGCTGGAGGGATAATTTTAGGGCTTGCAGATTTTCCGGTTTTAGTTAGTATAAAAATAAAATTATTATTTGATATAGCTTTGATTTATGGTTTTGATGTAACTAATTTAAATGAAAGGCTTTATATACTTAACATATTTAAATTAGCTTTTTCAAGTGATGAAAAAAGAAGAAGTGTTTATCTAGATGTTGCTAATTGGGAAGAAGTTCAAGCTTCCTTTCCAAATAATTATGAAGACTTTGACTGGAGAGATTTTCAGCAAGAATATAGGGATTATATAGATATATCTAAGATGCTACAGCTTCTTCCTGTAGTTGGAGCAGCATTTGGAGCAGCAGCTAACTACAAACTTTTAAATAGACTATCATATATAGCTAAAAATGCATATAGATTAAGAATATTAAAGCAAAAAGGGCTTCTTTAA
- the hisIE gene encoding bifunctional phosphoribosyl-AMP cyclohydrolase/phosphoribosyl-ATP diphosphatase HisIE, translated as MEIKYDANGLVPAVIQCVNTGKVLMLGYMNSESLEKTIETKNVWFYSRSRQKLWMKGETSGNIQVVKSIKSDCDNDALLIEVESRGPICHTGNSTCFFNEIEKESEYVNIVDELYKTIVHRKENPVEGSYTNYLFDKGVDKILKKVGEETSEVIIGAKNDSKEEMSYEISDLIYHLLVLMVDRGVKVEDIKAELLKRFK; from the coding sequence ATGGAAATAAAATATGATGCAAATGGACTAGTTCCAGCGGTTATTCAATGCGTAAACACAGGGAAAGTTTTAATGCTTGGATATATGAATAGTGAATCACTAGAAAAAACTATAGAAACTAAAAATGTATGGTTTTACAGTAGAAGTAGACAAAAGCTTTGGATGAAAGGTGAAACATCAGGAAACATTCAAGTAGTAAAGAGTATAAAGTCTGACTGTGACAATGATGCACTACTAATTGAAGTAGAAAGCAGAGGTCCTATTTGCCACACTGGAAATAGTACATGCTTCTTCAATGAAATTGAAAAAGAGTCTGAGTATGTAAATATTGTAGATGAACTTTATAAGACAATAGTACACAGAAAAGAAAATCCTGTTGAAGGTTCATATACTAACTATTTATTTGATAAGGGTGTAGATAAGATTCTTAAAAAGGTCGGAGAAGAAACAAGTGAAGTTATTATAGGAGCTAAAAATGATTCTAAGGAAGAAATGAGTTATGAAATTTCAGATCTTATTTATCACTTATTAGTTCTTATGGTAGATAGAGGAGTTAAGGTAGAAGATATAAAGGCTGAGCTTTTAAAAAGATTTAAGTAG
- the hisF gene encoding imidazole glycerol phosphate synthase subunit HisF: MLAKRIIPCLDVRSGRVVKGKKFTDISDVDDPVTLAKFYSTSGADELVFYDITASSEERDIFLDVVENTAKEINIPLTVGGGIKTVEDFSAVLKAGADKVSINSSAVRNPNLIKEGALKFGRQCVVLSMDIKRNSEGIWKVYVKGGREETDLEAVSWALEGEKLGAGEIVINSIDTDGVREGYDLDITKKISELVNVPVVASGGAGKKEDFLTVLTTGSADAALAASVFHYKEIDIKNLKEYLYENGVEVRRI, encoded by the coding sequence ATGCTAGCAAAGAGAATAATTCCATGTCTTGATGTTAGATCAGGAAGAGTAGTTAAGGGGAAAAAATTTACAGATATATCAGATGTAGATGATCCTGTAACTCTTGCTAAATTCTATAGTACATCAGGTGCAGATGAATTAGTATTTTATGATATAACTGCAAGTTCTGAAGAAAGAGATATATTCCTTGATGTTGTTGAAAATACAGCAAAGGAAATAAATATTCCTTTAACAGTAGGGGGAGGAATAAAAACAGTAGAAGATTTTAGTGCAGTTTTAAAGGCAGGTGCTGATAAGGTATCAATTAATTCATCAGCAGTTAGGAATCCAAACCTTATTAAAGAAGGTGCCTTAAAGTTCGGTAGACAATGCGTAGTTCTTTCTATGGATATTAAGAGAAATAGTGAAGGGATATGGAAAGTATACGTAAAAGGTGGAAGAGAAGAAACAGACCTTGAAGCTGTATCATGGGCACTTGAAGGAGAAAAGTTAGGTGCTGGAGAAATAGTTATTAATAGTATAGATACAGATGGAGTACGTGAGGGGTATGACCTTGATATAACAAAGAAAATATCTGAGCTTGTAAATGTACCGGTTGTAGCATCTGGTGGAGCAGGAAAAAAGGAAGACTTTCTAACTGTTTTAACTACAGGTAGTGCTGATGCTGCACTTGCAGCTTCTGTTTTTCACTATAAAGAAATAGACATAAAAAACCTTAAGGAATACCTATATGAAAATGGTGTTGAGGTTAGGAGGATATAA
- the hisH gene encoding imidazole glycerol phosphate synthase subunit HisH: MIAIIDYGVGNLKSIYNSLKRVGIDSVVTSDENVINSAEKIILPGVGAFNDAMECLKKSGLIDCVKENIASGKPTLGICLGMQLLYEKSYEDGEFEGLGVLKGEVVKIKEGVKIPHMGWNSLKKGIDHKIAEGINEGEYVYYVHSYYVEPDTMDEVVFYSDYNVCVPGVVAKGNIIGMQFHPEKSGDTGLKLLKNFGGM, from the coding sequence ATGATAGCAATTATTGATTACGGTGTTGGTAACCTGAAGAGCATATATAACTCTCTAAAAAGAGTTGGAATAGATTCAGTTGTAACAAGTGACGAAAATGTAATAAATAGTGCAGAGAAAATAATACTTCCTGGTGTTGGGGCATTTAATGATGCTATGGAGTGCCTTAAAAAGTCTGGACTTATAGACTGTGTTAAGGAAAATATAGCTAGTGGAAAGCCAACACTTGGAATATGCCTAGGAATGCAATTATTATATGAGAAAAGCTATGAAGACGGAGAATTTGAGGGACTTGGTGTTCTTAAAGGGGAAGTCGTAAAGATAAAAGAAGGTGTAAAGATTCCTCATATGGGATGGAATAGCCTTAAAAAAGGAATAGACCACAAAATAGCTGAGGGAATAAATGAGGGAGAATATGTTTATTATGTTCACTCATACTATGTAGAACCAGATACTATGGATGAGGTTGTGTTTTATTCAGACTATAATGTTTGTGTTCCAGGAGTTGTTGCTAAGGGAAATATAATAGGAATGCAATTCCACCCAGAGAAAAGTGGAGATACAGGACTTAAGCTTTTAAAGAATTTTGGGGGTATGTAA
- the hisB gene encoding imidazoleglycerol-phosphate dehydratase HisB yields MRIAKLNRKTNETDIKLSINLDGEGVRNINTGVPFLDHMMDLMAKHGFLDLDVDCKGDVHIDAHHTVEDIGIVLGEAFNEAVGDKAGIVRYSTVFTPMDEALSMISLDVSGRPFLHFNVEYTADKVGEFDVELCEEFFRAFAYNAKVTLHANLNYGKNNHHIIESLFKGLGRAINQACEKKDSIKGVLSTKGVL; encoded by the coding sequence ATGAGAATTGCAAAGCTTAATAGAAAAACAAATGAAACTGATATAAAGTTATCTATAAACCTTGATGGAGAAGGAGTTAGAAATATTAATACAGGTGTTCCTTTTCTAGATCATATGATGGATTTAATGGCAAAGCATGGGTTCTTAGATTTAGATGTTGACTGCAAAGGTGATGTGCATATAGATGCACATCACACAGTTGAGGATATAGGGATAGTTTTAGGTGAGGCATTTAATGAAGCAGTAGGTGATAAAGCTGGAATAGTTAGATATTCAACTGTATTTACTCCTATGGATGAAGCTCTTTCAATGATATCACTAGACGTAAGTGGAAGACCGTTTTTACACTTTAATGTAGAATATACCGCAGACAAGGTAGGAGAATTTGATGTAGAGCTTTGTGAAGAATTTTTCAGAGCATTTGCATATAATGCAAAGGTAACTCTTCATGCAAATTTAAATTACGGAAAAAATAACCACCATATTATAGAGTCACTATTTAAGGGACTTGGACGCGCTATAAATCAGGCGTGTGAGAAAAAGGATAGTATAAAGGGAGTTTTATCTACTAAGGGAGTTTTATAG
- the hisC gene encoding histidinol-phosphate transaminase, translating into MENYIKEKIKTLKPYVVQENDCTIKLDANENSENLFRSCFNDFVKKVSEGTINRYPDPSSTLLREKVANYVGEGVDRDNIICGNGSDELISCIISTFVGESDTVVTHSPTFSMYKISNQILGGKFIEVPSNEKFEVNIDEIINVSNENNAKLIILCNPNNPTGTIIKREDIEKVINSTNAVVIVDEAYYEFLGESLVDIAKENKRVIVLRTLSKGFALAGARCGYLVASLDTVNSILKVKPPYNLNTLTQYAGECILDNYEKVSKSIERIKSQRDAMLPKLREVKGLTVYDTGANFILVKTDKCSEVIKKFEEEKILVRGFSEGALENCIRFSIGFENENNKVIEIISEVLENENCKA; encoded by the coding sequence ATGGAAAATTATATTAAAGAAAAAATAAAAACTCTTAAACCATACGTGGTTCAAGAGAATGATTGCACAATAAAACTTGATGCTAATGAAAATTCAGAAAATCTATTTAGATCATGTTTTAATGACTTTGTAAAAAAGGTTTCTGAAGGGACGATTAATAGGTATCCAGACCCATCTTCAACGCTACTTAGAGAAAAGGTAGCAAACTATGTAGGAGAAGGCGTAGATCGTGATAATATTATATGCGGTAATGGTTCAGATGAGCTTATTTCATGTATCATATCAACCTTTGTAGGTGAAAGTGATACAGTAGTTACACATTCTCCAACTTTTTCAATGTACAAAATAAGCAATCAAATACTTGGTGGAAAGTTTATAGAGGTTCCATCAAATGAAAAATTTGAAGTTAATATAGATGAGATAATAAATGTATCAAATGAAAACAACGCTAAACTAATTATCCTATGTAATCCAAATAATCCAACTGGAACAATTATAAAAAGGGAAGACATAGAAAAGGTGATAAATTCAACTAATGCTGTTGTTATTGTTGATGAAGCTTACTATGAATTCCTTGGAGAAAGTTTAGTTGATATCGCAAAGGAAAATAAAAGAGTAATTGTTTTAAGAACTCTTTCAAAGGGATTTGCACTAGCAGGGGCTAGATGTGGCTATTTAGTAGCTAGCTTAGACACTGTAAATTCTATATTAAAGGTAAAACCACCATATAATCTAAATACTCTAACTCAATATGCAGGGGAATGCATACTTGATAACTATGAAAAGGTATCAAAATCTATTGAAAGAATTAAGTCTCAAAGAGATGCTATGCTTCCTAAGTTAAGAGAAGTAAAGGGACTTACTGTGTATGATACAGGTGCAAACTTTATACTTGTAAAAACTGATAAGTGCAGTGAAGTTATAAAGAAATTTGAAGAAGAAAAGATTCTTGTACGTGGTTTCTCAGAAGGGGCACTTGAAAACTGCATTAGATTTTCAATTGGATTTGAAAATGAAAACAATAAAGTAATTGAAATTATAAGTGAGGTTCTTGAAAATGAGAATTGCAAAGCTTAA
- the hisD gene encoding histidinol dehydrogenase, which produces MKIVKVNSENYIELVEKMLNRGEDSFDKIDEIVEGIISDIRKRGDSALIEYTEKFDKVKLESLRVTEEEVKEAVKEVGEDFIRILEKAKANIVSYHEKQVEKSWMTNEGNGSILGQVVTPIERVGIYVPGGKAAYPSTVLMDAVPALVAGVKSIAMVTPPLADGKVNPYILASAYVCGIDEIYKIGGAQAVAALAYGTETIKPTYKIVGPGNIFVARAKRMVFGKVGIDMIAGPSEICIIAEDGDEKLIAADLLSQAEHDEMAASVLVTTSSDLAERVSKEVDVQLKSLPKCEMAQSAIDNQSAIFLVETLEEAFEVVNQVAPEHLEVMVDNPFEYLPKIRNAGAIFLGKYSPEPLGDYFAGPNHTLPTSGTARFSSPLGVQDYVKKSSLIYYSKDDLAGVKDDIITFAENEGLTAHANSIRVRF; this is translated from the coding sequence ATGAAAATAGTTAAAGTTAATAGTGAGAATTATATAGAATTAGTTGAGAAGATGCTTAATAGAGGAGAAGACTCATTTGATAAAATAGACGAAATAGTAGAGGGAATTATATCTGATATAAGAAAAAGAGGAGATAGTGCCCTAATCGAATACACAGAAAAGTTTGATAAGGTAAAACTTGAATCTTTAAGAGTAACTGAAGAAGAAGTTAAGGAAGCTGTTAAGGAAGTTGGAGAAGACTTTATAAGAATACTTGAAAAAGCTAAGGCGAATATTGTAAGTTACCACGAAAAACAAGTTGAAAAGTCATGGATGACAAACGAAGGAAATGGTAGCATACTAGGTCAGGTTGTAACTCCAATTGAAAGAGTTGGTATATATGTGCCAGGAGGAAAGGCTGCATACCCATCAACTGTTTTAATGGACGCTGTACCAGCTTTAGTTGCAGGGGTAAAGTCTATTGCAATGGTAACTCCACCACTAGCTGATGGAAAGGTAAACCCATATATTCTAGCATCAGCTTATGTTTGTGGAATAGATGAAATATATAAAATAGGTGGAGCACAAGCAGTTGCTGCACTTGCATATGGGACTGAAACAATAAAGCCAACTTATAAGATTGTAGGACCAGGAAATATATTTGTTGCAAGAGCTAAGAGAATGGTATTTGGAAAAGTTGGAATAGATATGATAGCAGGACCTTCAGAAATTTGTATAATAGCAGAGGATGGAGACGAAAAGCTAATCGCAGCAGATCTTTTATCACAAGCTGAACATGATGAAATGGCAGCAAGTGTACTTGTTACTACTTCAAGTGATCTAGCTGAAAGAGTATCAAAGGAAGTAGATGTACAATTAAAGTCACTTCCAAAATGTGAAATGGCACAAAGTGCAATTGATAACCAAAGTGCTATATTCCTAGTTGAAACACTTGAAGAAGCATTTGAAGTTGTAAACCAAGTAGCACCTGAACACCTTGAAGTTATGGTAGATAATCCATTTGAATACCTACCTAAGATAAGAAATGCAGGGGCGATATTCCTTGGAAAATATTCACCAGAACCTCTTGGAGATTACTTTGCAGGACCTAACCACACTCTTCCTACAAGTGGAACAGCAAGATTCTCATCACCACTTGGAGTACAGGATTATGTTAAGAAATCAAGCCTTATTTATTACTCAAAGGATGACTTAGCAGGCGTTAAAGATGATATAATAACATTTGCAGAGAATGAGGGGTTAACTGCACACGCAAATTCAATAAGAGTGAGGTTCTAA